The following are from one region of the Edwardsiella tarda ATCC 15947 = NBRC 105688 genome:
- the zapD gene encoding cell division protein ZapD — translation MSDVTPTILFEHPLNEKMRTWLRLEFLLQQLLPNRPQGDACAALTFFRILSDLLDVLERGEVRTDLLKEMERQQRKLMQWFNAPGVDQAMIHTLSQRLKQQAATLMAAPRIGQLLREDRLIALVRQRLGIPGGCCSFDLPTLYLWLKQSAATRDAQIDQWLASLAPLNDSLTLVLDLLRKAVAFKPMTSLHGFYQDNAEGADLLRIQLALDLQVYPQVSGHKTRFAIRFLPLDSEQGVVPDRLSFNLACC, via the coding sequence ATGAGTGACGTCACTCCGACTATACTGTTCGAACACCCGCTCAACGAGAAGATGCGTACCTGGCTACGCCTGGAATTTCTGTTGCAGCAGCTGTTACCCAATCGTCCGCAAGGTGATGCCTGTGCGGCACTCACCTTCTTCCGTATTCTGTCCGATCTGCTCGATGTGCTTGAGCGTGGCGAGGTACGCACCGATCTGCTCAAGGAGATGGAGCGTCAGCAACGTAAATTGATGCAGTGGTTTAATGCGCCCGGCGTCGATCAGGCGATGATCCACACGCTGAGTCAACGTCTGAAGCAACAGGCGGCGACCTTAATGGCGGCACCGCGTATCGGCCAGTTGCTGCGTGAAGATCGGTTGATCGCCTTGGTGCGCCAGCGCCTCGGCATTCCCGGTGGCTGTTGTAGCTTCGATCTACCGACGCTCTACTTATGGCTAAAGCAAAGCGCCGCGACGCGCGACGCACAGATCGATCAATGGCTGGCTTCGCTGGCCCCCTTGAACGATAGCCTCACGCTGGTGCTGGATCTGCTGCGTAAGGCCGTGGCGTTCAAGCCCATGACCAGCCTACACGGCTTCTACCAAGACAACGCCGAGGGCGCCGATCTGCTGCGCATCCAGTTGGCGCTGGATCTCCAGGTCTATCCCCAGGTATCCGGCCACAAGACTCGCTTCGCCATCCGTTTTCTTCCCCTAGACAGCGAGCAAGGTGTGGTGCCCGATCGCCTATCATTTAATCTGGCCTGCTGCTAA
- the yacG gene encoding DNA gyrase inhibitor YacG translates to MENEIITVACPTCGKPVIWGEQSPFRPFCSKRCQLIDLGEWANEEKRIASEAEHSDSEGWSEGAER, encoded by the coding sequence ATGGAAAATGAGATCATCACCGTCGCCTGCCCGACGTGCGGCAAGCCGGTTATCTGGGGTGAGCAAAGCCCCTTCCGCCCGTTCTGTAGCAAACGTTGCCAACTGATCGATCTGGGCGAATGGGCCAATGAGGAGAAACGCATCGCTAGCGAGGCGGAGCACTCCGACAGCGAGGGATGGAGCGAGGGGGCGGAGCGTTAA
- the mutT gene encoding 8-oxo-dGTP diphosphatase MutT: MNQTLQIAVGIIRNAQHEIFVARRQAGSHLAGVWEFPGGKIEAGESAQQGLARELFEEVGIVPQADGIRLLQCVEHAFSDRRVMLHFFLVSAWQGEPCGREGQETRWLAQRALRVEDFPAPNRVIVEWLRAQD, encoded by the coding sequence ATGAATCAGACATTGCAGATCGCCGTCGGGATCATCCGCAATGCGCAGCATGAGATCTTTGTTGCCCGTCGTCAGGCAGGTAGCCACCTCGCCGGGGTGTGGGAGTTTCCCGGCGGTAAGATCGAGGCCGGAGAGAGCGCGCAACAGGGCCTGGCGCGTGAATTGTTTGAGGAGGTGGGCATCGTACCGCAAGCCGACGGCATACGCCTGTTACAGTGTGTCGAGCATGCCTTTAGCGATCGGCGAGTGATGCTGCATTTCTTCTTGGTCAGCGCCTGGCAGGGGGAGCCGTGCGGGCGTGAAGGGCAGGAGACGCGTTGGCTCGCCCAGCGGGCGTTGCGTGTCGAGGATTTTCCCGCGCCCAACCGCGTGATCGTGGAGTGGCTACGGGCTCAAGATTAA
- the secA gene encoding preprotein translocase subunit SecA → MLIKLLTKVFGSRNDRTLRRMRKVVEQINRMEPEMEQLSDEQLKGKTVEFRERLAQGASLESLLPEAFATVREASKRVFGMRHFDVQLLGGMVLNERCIAEMRTGEGKTLTATLPAYLNALTGKGVHVVTVNDYLAQRDAENNRPLFEFLGLSVGINLPGMAAPAKRAAYAADITYGTNNEYGFDYLRDNMAFSPEERVQRKLHYALVDEVDSILIDEARTPLIISGPAEDSSELYIKVDKLIPHLKRQEKEDSDTFQGDGHYSVDEKTRQVNLTERGLVLIEELLVGAGIMDEGESLYSPANIMLMHHVTAALRAHALFTRDVDYIVKEGEVIIVDEHTGRTMQGRRWSDGLHQAVEAKEGVQIQNENQTLASITFQNYFRLYEKLAGMTGTADTEAFEFSSIYKLDTIVVPTNRPMIRKDLPDLVYMTEQDKIAAIIEDIRERTANGQPILVGTVSIEKSETVSHELKKAGIAHNVLNAKFHAKEADIVAQAGQPGAVTIATNMAGRGTDIMLGGSWQAEVAELEAPTQEQIDAIKAAWQERHDAVLAAGGLHIIGTERHESRRIDNQLRGRSGRQGDAGSSRFYLSLEDSLMRIFASDRVANMMRKLGMKPGEAIEHPWVTKAIANAQRKVESRNFDIRKQLLEYDDVASDQRRAIYTQRNELLDGGDVVDTINSIREDVFKLVIDNYIPPQSLEEMWDVPGLEERLRNDFDLELPIAEWLDKEPELHEETLRERILNMAIERYQNKEEVVGSEMMRNFEKGIMLQTLDSLWKEHLAAMDYLRQGIHLRGYAQKDPKQEYKRESFAMFSAMLESLKYEVISVLSKVQVRMPEEVEALERQRREEAERLARQQQLSHLDDQSAAAQEMAAQTGERKIGRNDPCPCGSGKKYKQCHGRLTA, encoded by the coding sequence ATGTTAATTAAATTATTGACCAAGGTTTTTGGCAGCCGTAACGATCGAACCCTACGCCGCATGCGTAAAGTGGTTGAGCAGATCAACCGCATGGAGCCGGAGATGGAGCAGCTCAGTGACGAGCAGCTCAAGGGCAAGACCGTCGAGTTTCGTGAGCGTCTGGCACAAGGCGCCTCGCTAGAAAGCCTGTTACCGGAAGCGTTCGCGACCGTCCGTGAGGCCAGTAAGCGCGTGTTTGGTATGCGTCACTTTGACGTGCAGCTGCTGGGCGGCATGGTGTTGAACGAGCGTTGCATCGCCGAGATGCGTACCGGTGAAGGTAAGACCCTGACCGCGACCCTGCCAGCCTACCTCAACGCCTTAACCGGCAAAGGGGTTCATGTCGTGACGGTCAACGATTACCTGGCGCAGCGTGACGCCGAAAACAACCGCCCCCTGTTCGAGTTTCTCGGTCTGAGCGTCGGTATCAACCTGCCGGGGATGGCTGCGCCGGCCAAACGCGCCGCCTATGCCGCCGACATTACCTACGGTACCAATAACGAATACGGCTTTGACTATCTGCGTGACAATATGGCGTTCAGCCCGGAAGAGCGCGTTCAGCGTAAGCTGCATTATGCGCTGGTGGATGAGGTGGACTCCATCCTGATCGACGAGGCGCGTACCCCGCTGATCATCTCCGGCCCCGCCGAGGACAGCTCCGAGTTGTATATCAAGGTCGACAAGCTGATCCCGCACTTGAAACGCCAAGAGAAGGAGGACTCCGACACCTTCCAGGGCGACGGTCACTACTCTGTCGATGAGAAGACCCGTCAGGTGAACCTGACGGAGCGTGGTCTGGTGCTGATCGAAGAGCTATTGGTCGGCGCGGGCATCATGGATGAGGGCGAGTCACTGTATTCGCCGGCTAACATCATGTTGATGCATCACGTTACGGCGGCATTGCGCGCCCACGCGCTGTTTACCCGCGACGTCGACTACATCGTCAAAGAGGGTGAGGTGATCATCGTCGATGAGCACACTGGGCGTACCATGCAGGGGCGTCGCTGGTCCGATGGCCTGCACCAGGCCGTGGAGGCCAAAGAGGGTGTGCAGATCCAGAACGAGAACCAGACACTGGCCTCCATCACCTTCCAGAACTACTTCCGTCTGTACGAGAAGCTGGCAGGGATGACCGGTACCGCGGATACCGAAGCCTTTGAATTTAGCTCGATCTACAAGTTGGACACCATCGTCGTGCCGACCAACCGTCCGATGATTCGTAAGGATCTGCCGGATCTGGTCTACATGACCGAGCAGGATAAGATCGCGGCGATCATCGAAGATATCCGTGAGCGTACCGCCAATGGGCAACCGATCCTGGTGGGGACCGTCTCGATCGAGAAGTCAGAGACCGTTTCCCATGAGCTGAAAAAGGCGGGCATTGCTCACAACGTATTGAACGCTAAGTTCCACGCCAAAGAGGCGGATATTGTGGCTCAGGCGGGTCAGCCGGGGGCGGTAACCATCGCCACCAACATGGCCGGTCGTGGTACCGACATCATGCTGGGGGGGAGCTGGCAAGCCGAGGTGGCCGAACTGGAGGCGCCGACGCAGGAGCAGATCGATGCCATCAAGGCGGCATGGCAGGAGCGGCACGATGCGGTGTTGGCCGCGGGCGGTCTGCACATCATCGGTACCGAGCGTCATGAATCGCGTCGTATCGATAACCAGCTGCGTGGCCGTTCCGGTCGTCAGGGGGATGCGGGTTCCTCCCGTTTCTACCTGTCGTTGGAAGACTCCCTGATGCGTATCTTCGCCTCCGATCGTGTAGCCAACATGATGCGTAAGTTGGGGATGAAGCCGGGCGAAGCCATCGAGCACCCGTGGGTGACTAAGGCCATCGCCAATGCGCAACGCAAGGTGGAAAGCCGTAACTTCGATATTCGTAAGCAGCTGCTTGAGTATGACGACGTGGCCAGCGATCAGCGCCGCGCCATCTATACCCAGCGTAATGAGTTGCTGGATGGTGGCGATGTGGTCGATACCATCAACAGCATCCGGGAAGATGTCTTCAAACTGGTGATCGACAACTACATTCCGCCACAGTCGCTGGAGGAGATGTGGGATGTGCCGGGGCTGGAAGAGCGCCTGCGTAATGACTTCGATCTGGAGCTACCGATTGCCGAATGGCTGGATAAGGAGCCGGAACTGCACGAAGAGACGCTGCGTGAGCGTATCCTGAATATGGCCATCGAGCGCTACCAGAACAAAGAGGAAGTGGTCGGCAGCGAGATGATGCGTAACTTCGAGAAGGGGATCATGTTGCAGACTCTGGATTCGTTGTGGAAAGAGCATCTGGCGGCGATGGACTACCTGCGTCAGGGGATCCACCTGCGTGGCTATGCGCAGAAAGATCCCAAGCAGGAGTATAAGCGCGAATCTTTCGCCATGTTCTCGGCCATGTTGGAATCCCTTAAGTATGAGGTGATCAGCGTGCTGAGCAAGGTGCAGGTGCGGATGCCGGAGGAGGTTGAGGCGCTGGAGCGTCAACGTCGTGAAGAGGCCGAGCGTCTGGCCCGCCAGCAGCAACTGAGCCATCTGGACGATCAGAGCGCCGCCGCTCAGGAGATGGCCGCGCAGACTGGCGAGCGCAAGATCGGGCGTAACGATCCGTGCCCGTGTGGTTCCGGTAAGAAGTATAAGCAGTGTCATGGCCGTCTCACCGCCTAA
- the secM gene encoding secA translation cis-regulator SecM, whose amino-acid sequence MIAILKRWRQFGRRYFWPHLLWGMVAATLGVPSLANAEQPRPSAQTITLQRLIAAHHSHATLQLLSGKRRGHSVDYWHQYALRIAIRQLSTPSVALRSLSPEQQCQHLVLLSSLSSLLTRQPPRYAQPHPQPLPREASQPTMPLPALWLARIQGIRAGPGIAV is encoded by the coding sequence GTGATTGCTATTCTAAAGCGTTGGCGACAGTTTGGCAGACGTTATTTTTGGCCGCATCTCCTGTGGGGGATGGTGGCGGCGACGCTTGGCGTGCCGTCGTTGGCCAATGCCGAACAACCGCGCCCTTCCGCGCAGACCATTACGCTCCAACGCCTGATCGCCGCGCACCATAGCCATGCGACGCTGCAACTGCTCTCCGGCAAGCGGCGAGGTCATAGCGTCGATTACTGGCATCAATATGCCCTGCGTATCGCGATTCGCCAACTGAGCACGCCCAGCGTGGCACTCCGTAGCCTATCACCCGAGCAGCAGTGCCAGCATCTGGTCTTGCTCTCTTCGCTCAGCTCGCTACTGACCCGTCAACCCCCGCGTTATGCACAGCCTCATCCTCAGCCGTTACCACGCGAGGCGTCACAGCCTACGATGCCGCTTCCCGCGCTCTGGTTGGCCCGTATCCAAGGGATCCGGGCGGGACCCGGCATCGCCGTCTAA
- a CDS encoding DUF721 domain-containing protein — translation MRDSRPQSLDTLLDDNAAADGILKNVQQRAVALLRLDRAVQALLPTPLQPFCRVANFRQGVLVLEVANASWLMRLRYEQSRLLSALRGEILPSLSSIDTRINPDLMRQCGKNAQLNTASQLAQEAKAREVTVTRSLSAESAQQLRWLASQSPEGLRKKLERLAALAGESTDTTSRDKNRRS, via the coding sequence ATGCGTGATAGTCGCCCACAATCCCTGGATACCCTGCTGGATGACAATGCCGCCGCTGACGGCATCCTCAAAAACGTTCAGCAACGCGCAGTGGCATTACTCCGACTCGATCGGGCAGTACAAGCCCTACTGCCGACGCCGCTCCAACCGTTCTGTCGCGTCGCCAACTTTCGCCAGGGCGTTCTGGTGCTGGAAGTGGCTAATGCCAGTTGGCTAATGCGCCTGCGCTATGAGCAGAGCCGCCTACTTTCCGCACTCAGAGGAGAGATTTTACCATCATTGTCATCGATCGACACCAGGATTAATCCAGACCTGATGCGTCAATGTGGGAAAAATGCGCAGTTGAACACAGCCTCACAACTGGCACAGGAGGCCAAGGCACGAGAAGTGACGGTCACCCGTTCATTGAGCGCCGAGAGCGCGCAGCAGCTACGTTGGTTGGCGAGCCAAAGCCCGGAGGGATTACGCAAGAAGTTGGAACGACTGGCTGCATTGGCCGGAGAGAGTACCGACACAACCAGTCGCGATAAGAACCGCCGCTCCTGA
- the lpxC gene encoding UDP-3-O-acyl-N-acetylglucosamine deacetylase, with protein MIKQRTIKRIVQATGVGLHTGKKVTLTMRPAAANTGIIYRRTDLNPPVDFPADAKSVRDTMLCTCLVNEHDVRISTVEHLNAALAGLGIDNLVIEVDAAEIPIMDGSAAPFVFLLLDAGIDELNCAKKFLRIKQAVRIEDGDKWAELAPYNGFSLDFTIDFNHPAIDASTQRYSLDFSADSFVRQISRARTFGFMRDIEYLQSRGLCLGGSFDCAIVVDDYRVLNEDGLRFEDEFVRHKMLDAIGDLFMCGHNIIGAFTAFKSGHALNNRLLQAVLAKQEAWELVTFEDGEEMPLAFRAPSTVLA; from the coding sequence ATGATCAAACAACGGACCATAAAACGTATCGTTCAGGCGACCGGGGTCGGGTTACACACCGGCAAGAAAGTCACGCTGACCATGCGCCCGGCGGCAGCAAATACCGGGATCATCTATCGTCGCACTGACTTGAATCCTCCGGTTGATTTCCCGGCCGATGCCAAATCGGTACGTGACACCATGCTCTGTACTTGCCTGGTTAACGAGCATGATGTGCGTATTTCCACCGTGGAGCACCTGAACGCAGCCCTGGCTGGGTTGGGGATCGATAACTTGGTTATCGAGGTCGATGCGGCAGAAATCCCGATCATGGACGGCAGCGCCGCGCCTTTCGTCTTCCTGTTGCTGGATGCCGGGATCGACGAGCTGAACTGCGCCAAGAAATTCTTGCGTATCAAGCAGGCGGTGCGGATCGAGGATGGCGATAAGTGGGCTGAGCTGGCACCGTACAACGGTTTTAGCTTGGATTTCACTATCGACTTCAACCATCCGGCCATTGATGCCAGCACGCAGCGCTACAGTCTGGACTTCTCCGCCGATTCATTCGTGCGTCAGATCAGCCGTGCGCGTACTTTTGGTTTCATGCGTGATATCGAATATCTGCAGTCACGTGGTTTGTGCCTGGGCGGCAGCTTCGATTGTGCCATCGTGGTCGATGACTATCGCGTCTTGAATGAAGATGGTCTGCGTTTTGAGGACGAGTTCGTTCGCCACAAAATGCTGGACGCTATCGGTGATCTGTTCATGTGCGGACATAACATCATCGGTGCCTTTACCGCGTTCAAGTCTGGTCATGCCCTGAATAACCGCTTGCTGCAAGCCGTCCTGGCTAAGCAAGAGGCTTGGGAGCTGGTGACGTTCGAAGATGGCGAGGAGATGCCGCTGGCATTCCGCGCGCCGTCAACCGTGTTGGCCTGA
- the ftsZ gene encoding cell division protein FtsZ: MFEPMELTNDAVIKVIGVGGGGGNAVEHMVRERIEGVEFFAVNTDAQALRKTAVGQTIQIGSGITKGLGAGANPEVGRNAAEEDREALRSALDGADMVFIAAGMGGGTGTGAAPVVAEVAKELGILTVAVVTKPFNFEGKRRMAFAEQGIAELSKHVDSLITIPNDKLLKVLGRGISLLDAFGAANDVLKGAVQGIAELITRPGLMNVDFADVRTVMSEMGYAMMGSGMANGEDRAEEAAEMAISSPLLEDIDLSGARGVLVNITAGFDLRLDEFETVGNTIRAFASDNATVVIGTSLDPDMNDELRVTVVATGIGMDKRPEITLVSNKQGQQPVIDQRYQQHGLSPLPQESKPVAAKVVNDQSVPSGKESDDYLDIPAFLRKQAD, translated from the coding sequence ATGTTTGAACCAATGGAATTAACCAATGACGCGGTGATTAAAGTCATCGGCGTCGGCGGTGGCGGTGGCAACGCCGTTGAACACATGGTGCGTGAACGCATCGAAGGTGTTGAATTTTTTGCGGTGAATACCGATGCGCAGGCTCTGCGTAAGACGGCCGTTGGCCAGACTATCCAGATCGGGAGCGGTATTACTAAAGGACTGGGCGCCGGCGCCAATCCGGAAGTCGGACGTAACGCGGCGGAAGAGGATCGCGAAGCGCTGCGCTCGGCGCTGGATGGCGCCGATATGGTCTTCATCGCGGCCGGTATGGGTGGCGGTACCGGTACCGGTGCAGCACCGGTAGTGGCGGAAGTGGCGAAAGAGTTGGGTATCCTGACCGTCGCCGTGGTCACTAAACCCTTTAATTTCGAAGGCAAACGTCGTATGGCCTTCGCCGAGCAGGGGATCGCCGAGCTGTCTAAGCATGTCGATTCGCTGATCACCATCCCTAACGATAAGCTGCTGAAGGTGTTGGGGCGCGGTATCTCGCTGTTGGACGCGTTCGGTGCGGCTAACGACGTGTTGAAAGGCGCCGTGCAGGGTATCGCCGAGCTGATCACTCGCCCGGGTCTGATGAACGTCGACTTTGCTGACGTGCGTACCGTGATGTCTGAGATGGGCTACGCCATGATGGGCTCCGGCATGGCCAACGGGGAAGATCGTGCGGAAGAAGCGGCCGAGATGGCCATCTCTTCACCGCTGTTGGAAGACATCGATCTGTCTGGCGCGCGCGGCGTGTTGGTCAACATCACCGCAGGCTTCGATCTGCGTCTGGATGAGTTCGAGACGGTGGGTAATACGATTCGTGCCTTCGCTTCGGATAATGCCACCGTGGTGATCGGTACTTCACTCGACCCGGATATGAACGACGAGCTGCGTGTTACCGTCGTCGCGACCGGTATCGGTATGGACAAGCGTCCGGAGATCACCTTGGTGTCCAACAAACAGGGGCAGCAACCGGTGATCGATCAGCGCTACCAGCAGCACGGTTTGTCGCCGTTGCCGCAGGAGAGCAAGCCGGTCGCCGCTAAAGTGGTTAACGATCAGAGCGTGCCGAGCGGCAAAGAGTCTGACGATTACCTGGATATTCCGGCCTTCCTGCGTAAGCAGGCCGATTGA
- the ftsA gene encoding cell division protein FtsA, with protein MIKSTDRKLVVGLEIGTAKVAALVGEVLPDGMVNIIGVGSCPSRGMDKGGVNDLESVVKCVQRTIDQAELMADCQISSVYLALSGKHISCQNEIGMVPISEEEVTQEDVENVVHTAKSVRVRDEHRVLHVIPQEYAIDYQEGIKNPVGLSGVRMQAKVHLITCHNDMAKNIVKAVERCGLKVDQLIFAGLASSYAVLTEDERELGVCVVDIGGGTMDMAVYTGGALRHTKVIPYAGNVVTSDIAYAFGTPPTDAEAIKVRYGCALGSLVSKDENVEVPSVGGRPPRSLQRQTLAEVIEPRYAELLNLVNDELLQLQEQLRQQGVKHHLAAGIVLTGGAAQIEGLAECAQRVFHTQVRIGQPLNITGLTDYAQAPYYSTAVGLLHYGKESHLSGEAEVEKRASVGNWFKKINGWLRKEF; from the coding sequence ATGATCAAGTCGACGGACAGAAAACTGGTAGTTGGGCTGGAGATCGGTACGGCAAAAGTCGCTGCGCTGGTAGGGGAGGTTCTGCCCGATGGCATGGTCAATATTATCGGCGTGGGCAGTTGCCCGTCGCGCGGCATGGATAAGGGCGGCGTTAACGATTTGGAGTCGGTGGTAAAATGCGTACAGCGTACCATCGATCAGGCCGAGCTGATGGCCGATTGCCAGATCTCGTCGGTCTATCTGGCGCTTTCCGGTAAGCATATCAGTTGCCAGAACGAGATCGGTATGGTGCCGATCTCGGAGGAAGAGGTGACTCAGGAAGATGTGGAAAACGTGGTTCATACCGCAAAATCGGTACGTGTTCGCGATGAACACCGCGTTTTACATGTGATTCCTCAGGAATATGCCATTGATTATCAGGAAGGGATTAAAAACCCGGTGGGGCTGTCCGGTGTGCGCATGCAGGCCAAGGTCCACCTGATTACCTGTCATAATGATATGGCGAAAAATATTGTTAAGGCGGTAGAGCGCTGTGGGTTAAAGGTCGATCAGTTGATTTTTGCCGGCCTGGCCTCCAGCTATGCGGTCTTGACCGAAGATGAGCGTGAGCTCGGCGTCTGCGTGGTCGATATCGGTGGTGGCACCATGGATATGGCGGTCTATACCGGTGGTGCCCTACGCCATACCAAGGTGATCCCTTACGCGGGTAACGTGGTGACCAGTGACATCGCCTATGCCTTCGGTACTCCCCCGACGGATGCCGAGGCGATCAAGGTGCGTTATGGCTGCGCCCTCGGCTCGCTGGTAAGTAAAGATGAAAACGTCGAAGTTCCGAGCGTGGGAGGACGTCCGCCACGGAGCTTACAGCGTCAGACGCTAGCCGAGGTGATCGAGCCGCGTTATGCCGAGCTGCTAAACCTGGTAAACGATGAGCTATTGCAGTTGCAGGAGCAGTTACGTCAACAGGGCGTGAAGCACCACTTAGCGGCGGGAATTGTGCTGACGGGCGGTGCTGCACAGATCGAAGGGTTAGCCGAATGTGCTCAGCGTGTCTTCCATACCCAGGTGCGTATCGGACAGCCATTGAACATCACCGGCCTGACGGATTACGCTCAGGCGCCGTACTACTCTACGGCGGTTGGGTTGTTACATTACGGCAAAGAGTCTCACCTGAGCGGTGAGGCCGAAGTCGAAAAGCGTGCCTCAGTTGGCAATTGGTTTAAGAAAATCAATGGCTGGTTGAGAAAAGAGTTTTAA
- the ftsQ gene encoding cell division protein FtsQ, whose amino-acid sequence MSQAALNSREPSGSPRSRNTLRRSNGMRLAGMVFLLLVLAAIASGGWMVVNWMKDASRMPMSKLVVTGERHFTRNDDIRQAILALGPPGTFMTQNVDVIQQQIERLPWIKQASVRKQWPNELKIHVVEYVPVARWNDLRLVDSDGKSFSVPADRTGKQPLPLLYGPEGSEMDVLDGYRAMSKTLAKDNFTLKMVAMSARHSWQLGLADDIRLELGREDVTGRLARFEELYPALQQQAEATHQRISYVDLRYDSGAAVGWAPAYSDTPPSAANQQQNQQQNQAQAKQQ is encoded by the coding sequence ATGTCTCAGGCAGCCCTGAATTCGCGTGAGCCGAGCGGCTCGCCCCGTAGCCGCAATACTCTGCGGCGTAGCAACGGGATGCGTCTGGCTGGGATGGTGTTTCTGCTGTTGGTATTGGCGGCGATCGCCTCGGGGGGATGGATGGTGGTCAACTGGATGAAAGACGCCAGTCGGATGCCGATGTCCAAGCTCGTGGTGACGGGAGAGCGTCACTTCACGCGTAACGATGATATTCGCCAGGCCATTCTGGCTCTGGGCCCACCGGGGACCTTCATGACCCAGAATGTGGACGTGATCCAGCAGCAGATTGAGCGGTTACCGTGGATCAAGCAGGCTAGCGTGCGTAAGCAATGGCCGAATGAGCTGAAGATCCACGTGGTGGAGTATGTCCCTGTGGCGCGTTGGAATGACTTGCGGTTAGTGGATAGCGATGGCAAGTCGTTCAGCGTTCCGGCCGATAGAACCGGCAAACAGCCATTGCCGTTACTGTACGGACCGGAGGGCAGTGAAATGGATGTCCTGGATGGTTATCGCGCGATGAGCAAGACGCTGGCGAAAGATAACTTTACGCTGAAGATGGTGGCGATGAGTGCCCGTCACTCCTGGCAACTGGGGTTGGCCGACGACATCCGCTTGGAGTTGGGACGCGAAGATGTCACCGGGCGCTTGGCCCGCTTCGAGGAGCTCTATCCGGCATTGCAGCAGCAGGCCGAGGCTACGCATCAGCGTATCAGTTATGTGGATCTGCGTTATGACAGTGGCGCTGCGGTAGGCTGGGCGCCGGCGTACAGCGATACGCCGCCGTCCGCTGCAAATCAGCAACAGAATCAGCAACAGAATCAGGCACAGGCTAAACAACAATGA
- a CDS encoding D-alanine--D-alanine ligase, with amino-acid sequence MAEKVAVLLGGTSAEREVSLESGQAVVNGLKQAGIDAYPVDTRAFPATQLRDAGFTRVFIALHGRGGEDGTLQGVLEFLQLPYTGSGVMASALTMDKLRSKQVWQAAGLPVAPYVAISREQFDEGLTMDTLREINDLGLPLIVKPSREGSSVGMSKVNEPCEFDPALVEALRHDDEILIEKCLVGPEYTVAFIGDEILPSIRIKAAGEFYDYEAKYLSDKTEYFCPSGLSAEQEQSLATLVKRAYQALGCSGWGRVDVMQDESGRFCLLEVNTAPGMTSHSLVPMAARQAGMSFSQLVVRILELAD; translated from the coding sequence ATGGCGGAAAAAGTAGCGGTATTGCTGGGCGGTACCTCGGCGGAGCGCGAAGTCTCGCTCGAATCGGGCCAGGCAGTAGTGAATGGTCTGAAACAGGCCGGGATCGATGCTTATCCGGTTGATACGCGGGCCTTCCCTGCAACACAATTGCGTGACGCCGGTTTTACGCGCGTCTTTATCGCGTTGCACGGACGTGGCGGTGAGGATGGTACCCTGCAAGGCGTGTTGGAGTTTTTGCAACTCCCCTACACCGGCAGCGGCGTGATGGCCTCGGCATTAACCATGGATAAGCTACGCTCTAAACAGGTGTGGCAGGCGGCGGGATTACCGGTCGCCCCCTATGTGGCGATCAGTCGCGAGCAGTTCGATGAGGGGCTGACCATGGATACGCTGCGTGAGATTAACGATCTCGGGCTGCCGTTGATCGTCAAGCCCAGCCGTGAAGGCTCCAGCGTCGGGATGAGTAAGGTTAACGAGCCGTGCGAGTTCGATCCGGCGTTGGTCGAGGCGTTGCGTCACGACGACGAGATCCTGATCGAGAAGTGTCTGGTGGGGCCGGAATATACCGTGGCGTTTATCGGCGATGAAATTTTACCGTCGATCCGTATCAAAGCGGCGGGGGAATTCTATGATTATGAGGCCAAGTACCTGTCGGATAAGACCGAATACTTCTGCCCCAGCGGCTTGAGTGCCGAGCAGGAGCAGTCATTGGCGACGTTGGTGAAGCGGGCCTACCAGGCGTTAGGGTGTAGCGGTTGGGGCCGGGTGGATGTGATGCAGGATGAGTCTGGCCGCTTCTGTCTGCTGGAGGTTAACACGGCGCCGGGTATGACCAGTCACAGTCTGGTGCCGATGGCCGCACGCCAAGCTGGCATGAGTTTCTCGCAGTTGGTGGTACGCATTTTGGAGTTAGCGGATTGA